A window of the Lolium perenne isolate Kyuss_39 chromosome 7, Kyuss_2.0, whole genome shotgun sequence genome harbors these coding sequences:
- the LOC127301005 gene encoding probable receptor-like protein kinase At1g80640 isoform X1, with amino-acid sequence MEVSGGGGFLLLLFGVVLMPRSATVLLADAARRTLTDVSSPPAPSPAADAPILPGVVVSPPTAVKIPTEGDNHYQKQVLVAVILSLVAVIVMAVSATYAWSFWRKAREALDSKDMKLQNRSNGHMLLPVLGKLNSNKMSNKEVIAMMDFSVLETATDKFSEKNILGKGGLGCVYRACLDGNVVAAVKKLNCCRQEVEKEFENELDFLGKIRHPNVISVLGYCSHEDTRLVIYELMENGSLETQLHGSSHGSALSWHTRLKIALDAARGLEHLHEHCNPIIIHRDIKSSNILLDSVYNAKISDFGLATYGGNHNRDDINPSGTVGYVAAEYLLDGQLTEKSDVYSFGVVLLELLLGRKPVERVGESHCESIVSWAMPQITDRTKLPQIIDPVIQNTMDLRHLYQVAAVAVLCVQPEPSYRPLIADVLHSLVPLVPVELGGTLRVVEQPRSAG; translated from the exons ATGGAGGTGTCCGGTGGCGGTGGCTTCTTACTGCTGCTGTTTGGTGTGGTGCTAATGCCTAGGAGTGCCACGGTTCTGCTCGCGGATGCGGCGAGGAGGACCCTTACCGACGTGTCCTCGCCGCCCGCGCCATCGCCGGCGGCAGACGCGCCCATCCTTCCTGGTGTGGTGGTATCTCCTCCGACAG CAGTAAAGATCCCAACTGAAGGAGATAACCATTACCAAAAGCAGGTCCTAGTTGCAGTTATCCTGTCACTCGTTGCAGTCATCGTAATGGCAGTATCAGCAACTTATGCATGGTCCTTCTGGAGAAAAGCTCGTGAAGCTCTGGACTCCAAGGACATGAAACTTCAAA ATCGTAGTAACGGGCACATGTTGCTGCCGGTGCTGGGGAAACTTAATTCAAATAAAATGTCCAATAAAGAAGTAATTGCAATGATGGACTTCTCAGTCTTAGAGACCGCTACTGACAAATTCAGTGAAAAGAATATCTTGGGAAAAGGAGGTCTTGGTTGTGTATATAGAGCTTGTCTTGATGGAAACGTAGTTGCAGCTGTGAAGAAACTGAATTGTTGTAGGCAAGAAGTTGAGAAAGAGTTTGAG AAtgagctggattttcttggaaaAATTCGACATCCCAATGTGATCTCTGTGCTGGGATATTGCAgtcatgaagatacaaggctggTCATTTATGAGTTAATGGAAAATGGTTCTCTTGAAACACAATTACATG GATCCTCTCACGGGTCAGCTTTAAGTTGGCACACTCGCCTGAAAATTGCTCTTGATGCCGCAAG AGGGTTGGAACACCTTCATGAGCACTGCAATCCAATAATTATTCACAGAGATATAAAATCATCCAATATACTTCTTGACTCTGTGTATAATGCAAAG ATATCAGATTTTGGCCTTGCAACATATGGTGGAAACCACAACAGAGATGACATAAACCCTTCAGGAACTGTTGGTTATGTTGCAGCAGAGTATCTTCTAGATG GTCAATTAACTGAGAAAAGTGACGTATATTCTTTTGGTGTGGTTCTTCTTGAGCTGTTGCTTGGAAGGAAACCAGTGGAAAGGGTTGGAGAGTCTCATTGTGAATCTATTGTGTCATGG GCCATGCCTCAGATAACGGATAGAACAAAGCTGCCACAAATAATTGATCCTGTTATCCAAAACACCATGGACTTGAGACATCTATATCAA GTTGCTGCTGTTGCTGTCCTTTGTGTTCAGCCAGAGCCAAGCTATAGACCACTAATCGCAGATGTTCTTCACTCGCTTGTTCCTCTTGTTCCTGTGGAGCTTGGGGGCACTCTGAGGGTAGTCGAGCAACCCCGTTCAGCTGGCTAA
- the LOC127301005 gene encoding probable receptor-like protein kinase At1g80640 isoform X2, with amino-acid sequence MEVSGGGGFLLLLFGVVLMPRSATVLLADAARRTLTDVSSPPAPSPAADAPILPGVVVSPPTVKIPTEGDNHYQKQVLVAVILSLVAVIVMAVSATYAWSFWRKAREALDSKDMKLQNRSNGHMLLPVLGKLNSNKMSNKEVIAMMDFSVLETATDKFSEKNILGKGGLGCVYRACLDGNVVAAVKKLNCCRQEVEKEFENELDFLGKIRHPNVISVLGYCSHEDTRLVIYELMENGSLETQLHGSSHGSALSWHTRLKIALDAARGLEHLHEHCNPIIIHRDIKSSNILLDSVYNAKISDFGLATYGGNHNRDDINPSGTVGYVAAEYLLDGQLTEKSDVYSFGVVLLELLLGRKPVERVGESHCESIVSWAMPQITDRTKLPQIIDPVIQNTMDLRHLYQVAAVAVLCVQPEPSYRPLIADVLHSLVPLVPVELGGTLRVVEQPRSAG; translated from the exons ATGGAGGTGTCCGGTGGCGGTGGCTTCTTACTGCTGCTGTTTGGTGTGGTGCTAATGCCTAGGAGTGCCACGGTTCTGCTCGCGGATGCGGCGAGGAGGACCCTTACCGACGTGTCCTCGCCGCCCGCGCCATCGCCGGCGGCAGACGCGCCCATCCTTCCTGGTGTGGTGGTATCTCCTCCGACAG TAAAGATCCCAACTGAAGGAGATAACCATTACCAAAAGCAGGTCCTAGTTGCAGTTATCCTGTCACTCGTTGCAGTCATCGTAATGGCAGTATCAGCAACTTATGCATGGTCCTTCTGGAGAAAAGCTCGTGAAGCTCTGGACTCCAAGGACATGAAACTTCAAA ATCGTAGTAACGGGCACATGTTGCTGCCGGTGCTGGGGAAACTTAATTCAAATAAAATGTCCAATAAAGAAGTAATTGCAATGATGGACTTCTCAGTCTTAGAGACCGCTACTGACAAATTCAGTGAAAAGAATATCTTGGGAAAAGGAGGTCTTGGTTGTGTATATAGAGCTTGTCTTGATGGAAACGTAGTTGCAGCTGTGAAGAAACTGAATTGTTGTAGGCAAGAAGTTGAGAAAGAGTTTGAG AAtgagctggattttcttggaaaAATTCGACATCCCAATGTGATCTCTGTGCTGGGATATTGCAgtcatgaagatacaaggctggTCATTTATGAGTTAATGGAAAATGGTTCTCTTGAAACACAATTACATG GATCCTCTCACGGGTCAGCTTTAAGTTGGCACACTCGCCTGAAAATTGCTCTTGATGCCGCAAG AGGGTTGGAACACCTTCATGAGCACTGCAATCCAATAATTATTCACAGAGATATAAAATCATCCAATATACTTCTTGACTCTGTGTATAATGCAAAG ATATCAGATTTTGGCCTTGCAACATATGGTGGAAACCACAACAGAGATGACATAAACCCTTCAGGAACTGTTGGTTATGTTGCAGCAGAGTATCTTCTAGATG GTCAATTAACTGAGAAAAGTGACGTATATTCTTTTGGTGTGGTTCTTCTTGAGCTGTTGCTTGGAAGGAAACCAGTGGAAAGGGTTGGAGAGTCTCATTGTGAATCTATTGTGTCATGG GCCATGCCTCAGATAACGGATAGAACAAAGCTGCCACAAATAATTGATCCTGTTATCCAAAACACCATGGACTTGAGACATCTATATCAA GTTGCTGCTGTTGCTGTCCTTTGTGTTCAGCCAGAGCCAAGCTATAGACCACTAATCGCAGATGTTCTTCACTCGCTTGTTCCTCTTGTTCCTGTGGAGCTTGGGGGCACTCTGAGGGTAGTCGAGCAACCCCGTTCAGCTGGCTAA